The Burkholderiales bacterium genome window below encodes:
- the coaBC gene encoding bifunctional phosphopantothenoylcysteine decarboxylase/phosphopantothenate--cysteine ligase CoaBC, whose protein sequence is MGASRHRLLLGVTGGVAAYKAAELARLLQQTAIDVQVVMTASAQRFVAPLTFQSLTGNPVMTDMWNGTGSGMPHIDLSRDCDGIIIAPASADFIAKLVTGLADDLLSTLCLARECPLMIAPAMNRQMWENAATQRNMRQLEAEGVAIAGPAAGAQACGETGFGRLLEAPELAAAIEAWLQPKLLRDVRVLMTAGPTFEAIDAVRGITNLSSGKMGYAIAQAAIAAGADVTLVSGPTCLAAPARARLINATSAAEMLAAVIAEVSSCAIFIGVAAVADYSVATPNLQKIKKTKDTLTLELARNPDILDYVANLPQPPFCVGFAAESENLVEYAQEKRRRKRLPLLAANLVQDALGRDDSELILFDDEGAHSLPRAAKSVLAGQLIAHVAKLYRKPALAEKRKAP, encoded by the coding sequence ATGGGCGCATCCCGACATCGTTTGCTGCTCGGCGTCACTGGCGGCGTCGCGGCCTACAAAGCCGCTGAACTCGCGCGACTGTTGCAGCAGACCGCCATCGATGTGCAAGTCGTGATGACGGCCTCCGCGCAACGCTTCGTCGCGCCGCTGACCTTTCAGTCTCTGACCGGCAATCCGGTCATGACTGACATGTGGAACGGCACCGGTAGCGGCATGCCGCATATCGACCTGAGCCGGGATTGCGATGGCATCATCATTGCGCCGGCCTCGGCCGATTTCATCGCGAAACTGGTCACAGGCCTTGCCGACGATCTGCTTTCCACGCTTTGCCTGGCGCGTGAGTGCCCGCTGATGATCGCACCGGCGATGAATCGGCAAATGTGGGAAAACGCGGCAACGCAACGCAATATGCGGCAGCTCGAAGCCGAGGGCGTGGCAATCGCCGGACCGGCAGCCGGCGCTCAAGCCTGCGGCGAAACCGGCTTTGGAAGGTTGCTGGAAGCGCCGGAACTTGCCGCCGCGATCGAGGCTTGGTTGCAGCCGAAACTGCTGCGCGACGTGCGTGTACTGATGACTGCCGGCCCGACTTTCGAGGCGATCGACGCTGTGCGCGGCATCACCAACCTGAGTTCGGGCAAGATGGGCTACGCCATAGCGCAAGCGGCAATTGCGGCCGGCGCCGACGTTACGCTGGTTTCCGGACCCACCTGCCTGGCGGCCCCTGCGCGAGCCCGCTTGATCAATGCGACGAGCGCCGCCGAGATGCTGGCCGCCGTCATCGCCGAGGTGTCGTCGTGCGCCATTTTCATCGGGGTCGCCGCGGTCGCCGACTACAGCGTCGCAACGCCCAACTTGCAAAAAATCAAGAAGACAAAAGATACGCTGACGCTGGAACTGGCGCGCAATCCCGATATTCTGGATTACGTCGCCAACCTGCCGCAGCCGCCGTTCTGCGTGGGCTTCGCCGCGGAAAGCGAAAACCTGGTCGAATATGCGCAGGAAAAACGGCGGCGCAAGAGGCTGCCTCTGCTGGCGGCCAATCTTGTGCAGGACGCGCTCGGCCGCGACGACAGCGAATTGATTCTGTTCGACGACGAAGGTGCGCATTCCTTGCCAAGAGCCGCGAAAAGCGTGCTCGCCGGGCAGCTCATTGCGCACGTCGCAAAGTTGTATCGCAAGCCCGCGCTCGCGGAAAAGCGAAAGGCCCCGTGA